The following coding sequences lie in one Capnocytophaga stomatis genomic window:
- a CDS encoding heavy-metal-associated domain-containing protein codes for MKKLLIFMAIFCSVGLIAAQEKPNKNKKAEFAVGGNCEMCKKRIEKAAYSVKGVKSAVWNVQSGNMQITIDERKCSVKDVQKAIAKIGHDAGEERAENKTYENLHHCCLYDRLPEQK; via the coding sequence ATGAAAAAACTTTTAATTTTTATGGCAATATTTTGTTCTGTGGGACTTATTGCCGCTCAGGAAAAACCTAACAAGAATAAAAAAGCTGAATTTGCTGTTGGAGGAAACTGCGAAATGTGCAAAAAACGTATCGAAAAAGCAGCTTATTCCGTAAAAGGCGTAAAAAGTGCCGTTTGGAATGTACAAAGCGGAAATATGCAAATCACTATTGATGAGCGTAAATGTTCTGTAAAAGATGTTCAAAAAGCCATTGCTAAAATAGGACACGATGCAGGAGAGGAACGTGCAGAAAATAAAACGTACGAGAATTTACACCACTGTTGCCTATATGATCGATTACCGGAACAAAAATAA
- a CDS encoding TonB-dependent receptor: MNKHIFIVGILLFPLLLFSQKYTTGKVVDENKDPLLGANVYWKGTTIGVSTDENGNFTIKNTEQTNALVFSYIGYKSQTININSESNLTIQLQPENNLEEVVVAHNRAATVRSKYQVANLQIMSSKELLKAACCNLSESFSTNPSIDVNFSDAVTGNKQIKMLGLTSPYILMAEENIPTIRGASQAYGMMFVPGTWIESIQITKGAGSVINGYESISGQINYEILKPANDIPFFLNIFGSQDSRMEINAHLNQKFSDKLSSTLFAHGNILNTKNDHNKDGFIDHPKGNQINLLNRWQFIDSEKGWVGFLNLNYMKDNRQAGEMKFNPATDKFSKNAWGSEINSERIGIANKVGYAFPDEPHKSIGLQNAFHWHKQNSYFGMNQYDIHQKSFYSNLIYNSIISNMKNKFATGINFVYDDFNELVTSNLKNDFSRVDKSIGAFFEYTYDNLDNFSLVAGIRADSHNNLGNFITPRLHLRYNPWKDAVIRASAGRGKRAANIFAENQQFFASNRKISILGNGGKLYGLNPEIAWNYGGSFLQSFKIFNKNAEFSIDAYRTHFENQSVIDLDNSPQQVLFYDLQGESFANSFQAEFSISPLKGLDLKTAYKYYDVQTQYTTGKLEKTLTPKHRFFANVAYETFEKNHTHWKFDFTFNWLGKQRLPSTKSNPEQYRLSDYTPSFATMNFQITRAFSHQFEIYVGGENIGNYKQENGILSANDPFGTYFDSTMLYAPTFGQMYYAGLRFKIRNWKNNSHKH, encoded by the coding sequence ATGAATAAGCATATTTTTATAGTCGGAATATTATTATTCCCTCTTTTACTTTTCTCCCAAAAATATACAACCGGAAAAGTTGTTGATGAAAACAAAGATCCCCTTTTGGGTGCGAATGTTTACTGGAAAGGAACCACTATTGGAGTTTCCACAGATGAAAATGGTAACTTTACCATAAAAAACACAGAACAAACAAACGCTCTTGTTTTCAGCTACATAGGATATAAATCCCAAACTATCAATATAAACTCAGAGTCGAATTTAACTATTCAACTACAACCAGAAAACAATCTGGAAGAAGTAGTTGTTGCACATAATCGGGCGGCTACGGTTCGTTCAAAATACCAAGTAGCTAATTTGCAGATAATGAGCAGTAAGGAATTATTAAAAGCGGCTTGTTGTAACCTTTCGGAAAGTTTTTCTACAAATCCGTCAATTGACGTAAATTTTTCTGATGCTGTTACAGGAAATAAGCAAATCAAAATGTTAGGTCTTACAAGTCCATATATTTTGATGGCTGAAGAAAATATTCCTACCATTCGAGGAGCTTCACAAGCCTACGGAATGATGTTTGTTCCCGGTACGTGGATTGAAAGTATCCAAATTACCAAAGGTGCGGGAAGTGTAATAAACGGGTATGAAAGTATCTCAGGACAAATCAATTATGAAATTTTAAAACCCGCCAATGACATTCCTTTTTTCCTTAATATATTCGGCTCGCAGGATAGTCGTATGGAAATTAATGCACATTTGAATCAAAAGTTTTCCGATAAGTTAAGTTCTACACTTTTCGCCCACGGAAATATTTTGAATACAAAAAATGACCATAATAAAGACGGGTTCATTGACCATCCGAAAGGTAATCAAATAAACTTATTAAATCGATGGCAATTCATTGATAGTGAGAAAGGTTGGGTTGGATTCTTGAATCTGAACTATATGAAAGACAACCGACAAGCAGGAGAAATGAAATTTAATCCGGCAACAGATAAATTTTCTAAAAATGCTTGGGGAAGTGAAATAAATTCCGAAAGAATTGGAATTGCTAATAAAGTAGGTTACGCTTTTCCTGATGAACCACACAAAAGCATCGGGTTGCAAAATGCTTTTCATTGGCACAAACAAAATTCATATTTCGGTATGAATCAATATGATATACACCAAAAAAGCTTCTATTCGAATTTAATTTACAATTCGATTATCAGCAATATGAAAAACAAATTTGCCACTGGTATTAATTTCGTGTATGATGATTTTAATGAATTAGTAACCAGCAATTTAAAAAATGATTTTTCACGTGTAGATAAATCCATAGGTGCTTTTTTTGAATACACGTATGATAATTTGGATAATTTCAGTTTAGTGGCAGGAATTCGTGCTGATAGCCATAATAACTTGGGGAATTTCATAACTCCACGTTTGCACTTACGTTACAATCCTTGGAAAGATGCCGTAATCAGGGCTTCTGCAGGAAGAGGAAAACGAGCAGCTAATATTTTTGCTGAAAATCAACAGTTTTTTGCTTCAAATAGAAAGATTTCAATACTCGGAAATGGCGGGAAATTATATGGTTTGAACCCTGAAATAGCTTGGAATTACGGTGGAAGTTTTTTGCAGTCATTCAAAATATTCAACAAAAATGCAGAATTTAGCATTGATGCATACAGAACTCATTTTGAAAATCAATCAGTTATAGATTTAGATAATTCTCCACAACAAGTTTTGTTTTATGATTTGCAAGGAGAAAGTTTTGCAAATTCTTTTCAGGCAGAATTTAGCATTTCACCTCTAAAAGGTTTGGATTTAAAAACTGCCTATAAATATTATGACGTTCAAACACAATATACAACCGGAAAATTAGAAAAAACATTGACGCCCAAACATCGTTTTTTTGCGAACGTAGCGTACGAAACTTTTGAAAAAAATCATACTCATTGGAAATTTGATTTCACATTCAATTGGCTTGGAAAACAGCGACTTCCGTCAACTAAAAGCAATCCGGAGCAGTATCGTTTAAGTGATTATACTCCTTCATTTGCTACGATGAATTTTCAAATTACGAGAGCTTTTTCTCATCAATTTGAAATATACGTTGGAGGAGAAAATATCGGAAATTACAAGCAAGAAAACGGAATTCTATCTGCTAATGACCCATTTGGCACATATTTTGACAGCACGATGCTGTATGCACCTACTTTCGGGCAAATGTACTATGCAGGATTGCGTTTTAAAATAAGAAATTGGAAAAATAATTCACATAAACACTAA
- a CDS encoding HYC_CC_PP family protein translates to MIRKFTNILLATLILFSNSGWALSFHYCKDELASISISYTEISEQDSDSCSLDGGCCEAKDDHSDCCDNQTFESSKSDNTLVSKVFELNLFSFVLSENLYNFNNISILKSNRSIPAFYVDLNAPPLYELFCQLVFYA, encoded by the coding sequence ATGATTCGGAAATTTACAAACATATTACTGGCGACACTAATCCTGTTTTCAAATTCAGGATGGGCATTGTCGTTCCATTATTGTAAAGACGAATTAGCCTCAATTTCAATCTCTTATACAGAGATTTCGGAGCAAGACAGTGATTCCTGTAGCTTAGATGGAGGATGCTGTGAAGCAAAGGACGACCATTCTGATTGCTGTGATAATCAAACATTTGAATCCTCTAAGTCAGATAACACATTGGTTTCAAAAGTTTTTGAACTCAATTTGTTTTCGTTTGTCTTATCCGAAAATTTATATAACTTCAACAATATAAGTATCTTAAAATCAAATAGAAGCATTCCTGCTTTTTATGTTGATTTAAATGCTCCTCCTCTGTACGAATTATTCTGTCAGCTTGTATTTTATGCCTAA
- a CDS encoding alanine dehydrogenase: MSKLSTISKFLPQEERLAVSNRQISLKIGLPKESTFQERRICLAPDDVAVLVANGHKILIESGAGENANFSDKDYSEVGAEIVYDTEQVFSCPIVLKVEPPTKTEIGYLRPKSVLISALQIKTQTKEYFEALSKKQITALAFEYIQDEEGNYPVLQSVSEIVGAASVLIASELIANTSNGGGGFLFGNITGVPPIEVVFLGANDVTKSAVKSAIGLGVNVKVFDNSLANLRELKQSLGCSVFTSTLQPKILKKALMRCNVLIGAMRGENRSPVVVSEDMVQLMKKGSVIIDASIDTGGCIETSRITTLANPTFVKHNVVHYCVPNIASRYARTSSFTLSNILMPFILKIGEEGGIENILHADKGLRNGLYFYHGILTDSTVSEWFGLPYKPINLLFI; encoded by the coding sequence ATGTCAAAATTATCCACAATCTCAAAGTTTTTGCCACAAGAAGAGCGATTGGCAGTGTCTAACAGACAGATATCTTTGAAAATAGGCTTACCGAAAGAAAGTACATTTCAGGAAAGGCGTATTTGTTTGGCTCCTGATGATGTTGCGGTTTTGGTGGCAAACGGACATAAAATTCTCATTGAATCAGGGGCGGGAGAAAATGCCAATTTTTCCGACAAGGATTACAGCGAAGTAGGAGCAGAAATTGTGTATGATACGGAACAAGTTTTTTCTTGCCCTATCGTATTGAAAGTTGAACCACCGACCAAAACAGAAATAGGTTACCTTCGTCCGAAATCGGTTTTAATTTCTGCCTTGCAGATAAAAACTCAAACGAAGGAATATTTTGAAGCTTTGTCAAAGAAACAAATTACGGCTTTGGCTTTTGAGTATATCCAAGATGAAGAGGGGAATTATCCTGTTCTTCAGTCTGTTAGTGAAATTGTAGGAGCTGCTTCGGTGTTAATCGCTTCGGAGTTGATTGCCAATACTTCAAACGGAGGCGGTGGTTTTCTCTTCGGAAATATCACAGGAGTTCCGCCTATTGAAGTTGTTTTTCTTGGAGCGAATGACGTAACCAAATCGGCTGTGAAATCGGCAATCGGTTTAGGAGTGAATGTAAAAGTGTTTGATAATTCTTTGGCAAATTTGCGAGAATTGAAACAGTCTTTGGGTTGTTCGGTCTTCACATCTACCTTGCAACCAAAGATTTTGAAAAAAGCTCTGATGCGTTGTAATGTACTAATTGGGGCAATGCGTGGCGAGAATCGTTCTCCCGTTGTAGTTAGTGAAGATATGGTTCAGCTGATGAAGAAAGGTTCTGTGATAATTGATGCCAGCATAGATACGGGAGGTTGCATAGAAACAAGCCGAATAACTACTTTGGCAAATCCTACCTTTGTGAAACACAATGTGGTACATTATTGCGTTCCGAATATTGCTTCGCGTTATGCCCGAACTTCATCGTTTACCCTCAGTAATATTTTAATGCCTTTCATATTGAAAATAGGAGAGGAGGGAGGAATTGAGAATATCTTGCACGCTGATAAAGGTTTAAGAAACGGATTGTACTTTTATCACGGAATTCTCACAGATAGCACTGTTTCTGAGTGGTTTGGACTGCCTTACAAACCGATTAACTTATTATTTATTTAA
- a CDS encoding RecQ family ATP-dependent DNA helicase, producing the protein MKNSLEILKKYWGYESFRYPQDVIVQSVLEGNDVLALMPTGGGKSITFQVPALVKEGICIVVSPLIALMTDQVENLKSKGIKALSIAGGIAYEDLERLLNNAICGNYKFLYLSPERLQQEVVQNFIKSMNVNLIAIDEAHCVSHWGKDFRPAYLKCKWLKEQFPEVPLLALTASATVRVQKDILQQLTIEKATVISTSLKRPNIAYMTFKTDSKWQRLEQILKKNKGTSIVYVRSRNGTVRMAEYLQEQGISATFFHGGLSSEEKNKKLSMWLLNDVQVMVATNAFGMGIDKPDVRTVIHWEIPATIEDYFQEAGRAGRDGEKSYAVLLYDKSDLQNAKNQLTEQIIDVSYLKFLYAKLNAYFQIAYGEGEEIPFRFQFSDFCKRYNLQFQKTYNGLSLLDRLSVISLSQNFYHKITLRFLPTSVEVINYLKNQSELKDIVFYLLRNFPGIYEQTTPIKIERIAQKTGIEVGKIVTQFEKLQKDEIIEYTNENTDAEIIFKVPRDDDRTINAVAKNLKEYNKNKIDLQEAMFRYIENSDECKSVQLLRYFGESEMTSCGVCSVCVSKKQKVEINTEELRQQILNLLKKQGMSSNELLLRLDFEEKNILEELYNLLETNKVYINEYNQYVKITN; encoded by the coding sequence ATGAAAAATTCTCTCGAAATACTCAAGAAATATTGGGGATATGAATCGTTTCGTTATCCGCAAGATGTTATAGTTCAGTCTGTTTTAGAAGGAAATGATGTTTTGGCTTTGATGCCAACCGGCGGAGGAAAATCCATTACTTTTCAGGTGCCGGCTTTGGTAAAGGAAGGGATTTGCATAGTGGTTTCTCCTTTGATAGCCCTGATGACAGACCAAGTGGAAAACCTAAAAAGTAAAGGAATCAAAGCCTTGTCCATTGCTGGAGGAATTGCGTATGAGGATTTGGAACGATTGCTCAATAATGCAATTTGTGGGAATTATAAGTTTCTGTATTTATCGCCGGAACGTTTGCAACAAGAAGTAGTTCAGAATTTTATTAAATCGATGAATGTCAATCTTATAGCTATTGATGAAGCACATTGTGTTTCTCATTGGGGGAAAGATTTTCGTCCAGCCTACTTGAAGTGTAAATGGTTGAAGGAACAGTTCCCTGAAGTCCCGCTGTTGGCTTTGACCGCTTCGGCAACAGTAAGGGTTCAGAAAGATATTCTTCAGCAATTAACTATCGAAAAAGCAACGGTTATTTCTACTTCTTTAAAGCGTCCTAATATTGCCTATATGACTTTCAAAACCGACAGTAAGTGGCAGCGATTAGAGCAAATTCTGAAGAAAAATAAAGGAACTTCCATCGTATATGTCCGAAGCAGAAATGGAACTGTGCGAATGGCAGAATATTTGCAAGAACAGGGTATTTCGGCAACTTTTTTTCACGGAGGGCTTTCTTCTGAAGAAAAGAATAAAAAACTGAGTATGTGGCTACTAAATGACGTTCAGGTGATGGTTGCCACAAATGCTTTTGGGATGGGAATTGATAAACCCGATGTCCGAACTGTGATTCACTGGGAAATTCCTGCCACAATTGAAGATTACTTTCAGGAAGCAGGAAGGGCAGGGCGTGATGGCGAAAAATCTTACGCTGTGTTGCTTTATGATAAATCGGATTTGCAAAATGCTAAAAATCAACTTACAGAACAAATTATAGATGTTTCGTATTTGAAATTTTTGTATGCAAAATTGAATGCTTATTTTCAGATTGCTTACGGGGAAGGAGAAGAAATTCCTTTCCGATTTCAATTTTCTGACTTTTGCAAACGTTACAATTTACAGTTTCAAAAAACATACAACGGACTTTCTCTACTTGACAGATTATCAGTTATTTCCTTAAGTCAGAATTTTTATCATAAAATCACGTTACGCTTTCTTCCTACAAGTGTGGAGGTGATTAATTATTTGAAAAATCAGTCGGAATTAAAAGATATTGTTTTTTACTTACTGAGAAACTTCCCCGGGATTTACGAGCAAACCACACCTATAAAAATTGAAAGAATAGCCCAGAAAACGGGAATAGAAGTTGGAAAAATTGTAACTCAGTTTGAAAAATTGCAAAAAGATGAAATTATAGAATATACGAATGAAAATACTGATGCCGAGATAATTTTTAAAGTTCCACGTGATGACGACCGTACTATCAATGCGGTTGCCAAAAATCTGAAGGAATACAACAAAAATAAAATCGATTTGCAAGAAGCGATGTTTCGTTATATTGAAAATTCGGATGAATGCAAAAGTGTTCAGTTATTGCGATATTTTGGCGAGTCAGAAATGACCTCTTGTGGAGTTTGTTCTGTTTGTGTTTCAAAAAAACAAAAAGTGGAAATAAATACTGAGGAATTGAGACAACAAATTCTGAATTTATTGAAGAAGCAAGGTATGTCTTCCAATGAGTTGCTTTTACGTTTGGATTTTGAGGAGAAAAATATTCTGGAGGAATTGTATAATTTATTGGAAACGAATAAAGTATATATTAACGAATACAATCAATATGTTAAAATAACAAATTGA
- a CDS encoding bifunctional folylpolyglutamate synthase/dihydrofolate synthase, whose product MDYQETLSWMFNRLPMFQNQGRKALNHKLDNIQALTSVLNHPEKKFKSLHIAGTNGKGSSSHMLASVLQQAGYKVGLYTSPHLKDFRERIKINGIEIPENKVIAFIEKYKPFFEENHLSFFEMTVGLAFDYFAEEQVDIAVIEVGLGGRFDSTNVINPEVSLITNISKDHIDILGNTLPEIAVEKAGIIKKNTPVVISEYNEETAPIFIEKAKKEKAPIVFASSISTDLKTDLQGIYQEKNIKGVLAVLDFLRNDFWEISDDDIKAGLLNVVKNTGLKGRWQTLCEKPKIVCDTGHNEAGLSYVIKQISQQSFEKLHIVLGFAKDKDVEAALDMFPKDATYYFCKPNIPRGLDVHILTEIATKKGINGKAYDSVKQALQAAKENANSEDFIFVGGSTFVVAEIV is encoded by the coding sequence TTGGACTATCAAGAAACGCTTTCGTGGATGTTTAACCGCTTACCTATGTTCCAAAATCAAGGCAGAAAAGCATTGAATCATAAATTGGATAATATTCAAGCACTTACATCCGTTTTAAATCATCCTGAAAAAAAATTTAAATCGCTACATATAGCCGGCACAAACGGAAAAGGTTCGTCAAGCCATATGCTGGCTTCTGTTTTACAACAAGCGGGATACAAAGTGGGGCTATACACTTCGCCACATCTTAAAGATTTTCGGGAACGCATAAAAATAAATGGTATTGAAATTCCTGAAAACAAAGTAATTGCGTTTATAGAAAAATACAAACCTTTCTTTGAAGAAAATCACCTATCTTTTTTTGAAATGACAGTTGGGCTGGCTTTTGACTATTTTGCAGAAGAACAGGTAGATATTGCTGTTATTGAAGTAGGATTGGGTGGAAGATTTGATTCTACAAATGTTATAAATCCTGAAGTATCGTTAATTACCAATATTTCGAAAGACCATATAGATATTTTGGGAAATACTTTGCCTGAAATAGCCGTTGAAAAAGCGGGAATTATAAAGAAAAACACACCTGTGGTAATTAGCGAATACAACGAAGAAACAGCTCCTATCTTTATCGAAAAAGCTAAAAAGGAAAAAGCTCCCATAGTTTTTGCTTCTTCTATTTCAACAGATTTAAAAACTGATTTACAAGGAATTTATCAGGAAAAAAACATAAAGGGAGTCCTCGCTGTGTTGGATTTTTTGAGAAATGACTTTTGGGAAATTTCCGATGATGATATCAAAGCAGGGCTATTAAATGTTGTAAAAAATACGGGCTTGAAAGGACGTTGGCAAACTCTCTGCGAAAAGCCTAAAATAGTTTGCGATACAGGGCATAACGAGGCTGGATTGTCATACGTTATCAAACAAATTTCCCAGCAATCATTTGAGAAGCTTCACATTGTGTTGGGTTTTGCAAAGGATAAAGATGTGGAGGCGGCACTTGATATGTTTCCCAAAGATGCAACATATTATTTCTGCAAGCCAAATATTCCACGTGGGTTAGATGTGCATATTTTAACTGAAATCGCAACTAAAAAAGGAATAAACGGAAAGGCTTACGATTCCGTAAAACAAGCTTTACAAGCCGCAAAAGAAAACGCAAATTCAGAAGATTTTATCTTTGTAGGAGGAAGTACGTTTGTTGTAGCAGAAATTGTTTAA
- a CDS encoding energy transducer TonB produces the protein MSLIDTEHKRKSLALTTVIMGLIVVLLFFAGMRYLDPPPESGVDVIFGVDAQGMGERTPPPSASKPQTSRSEEMSKPEESTSESVKENLLAQDNDEEIAVPNEPKKKEKKKETPKKEKSEKTPNKQTTEKPKEEPKPSKEATDALSSILGAANANGNSSGGQGDDNVSGYKGSPDGDPYANSYYGSGGSGTSGKGWGLKGRSIEAEGKVLQDCNESGTIVVQIEVDRNGNVVKATPGVRGSTSREPCLLEAARKTAFKHKWNADSKAPARQIGFIVINFKLGE, from the coding sequence ATGAGTTTAATTGACACAGAACATAAACGTAAATCACTGGCTCTCACTACGGTTATTATGGGGCTTATTGTGGTTCTGCTATTTTTTGCGGGGATGAGATACCTTGACCCTCCTCCTGAAAGTGGCGTAGATGTTATTTTTGGTGTTGATGCACAAGGAATGGGTGAAAGAACTCCTCCGCCAAGTGCTTCAAAACCACAAACATCGCGTTCTGAAGAAATGTCAAAACCAGAGGAAAGTACTTCTGAAAGTGTAAAGGAAAATCTTTTAGCTCAGGACAATGATGAAGAAATTGCTGTGCCAAATGAGCCAAAAAAGAAAGAAAAGAAGAAGGAAACTCCTAAAAAAGAAAAATCGGAAAAAACTCCTAATAAACAAACAACCGAAAAACCAAAAGAAGAACCAAAACCGTCAAAAGAAGCTACTGATGCCCTATCAAGCATTTTAGGAGCTGCCAATGCAAACGGAAATTCTTCCGGAGGACAAGGTGATGACAATGTTAGTGGTTACAAAGGTAGCCCAGACGGTGACCCTTATGCAAACAGTTACTACGGTTCCGGAGGTTCAGGAACAAGTGGCAAAGGCTGGGGACTTAAAGGACGCAGCATTGAAGCAGAGGGCAAAGTTCTGCAAGATTGTAACGAATCAGGTACAATAGTTGTACAAATTGAAGTTGATCGAAATGGAAATGTGGTAAAAGCAACTCCGGGTGTGAGAGGTTCTACCAGTCGTGAACCGTGTCTGTTAGAAGCTGCCCGAAAAACAGCTTTCAAACACAAATGGAATGCTGATTCAAAAGCTCCTGCACGACAAATTGGATTCATCGTAATTAATTTCAAATTAGGAGAATAA
- a CDS encoding ExbD/TolR family protein, with protein sequence MKIRGRNKVSPEFSMSSMTDIVFLLLVFFMITANSPNALDLLLPKAKGKSTNTQNVSVSINKDLSYFIDKKPITIESLEQELKIALQGVEKPTIILRVEESVPIEKAVAVMDIANQNQYKVILAVRPK encoded by the coding sequence ATGAAAATAAGAGGTAGAAATAAAGTTAGTCCCGAATTTAGTATGTCATCTATGACCGACATAGTATTCCTATTGCTCGTATTCTTTATGATTACTGCAAATAGCCCAAATGCGTTGGACTTGCTTTTGCCAAAAGCTAAAGGTAAATCCACTAATACACAGAATGTTTCTGTCAGCATAAATAAAGACTTAAGTTACTTTATAGATAAAAAACCAATCACTATTGAAAGTTTGGAACAAGAACTTAAAATAGCATTACAGGGAGTTGAAAAGCCCACTATCATTTTGAGAGTGGAAGAAAGCGTTCCTATCGAAAAGGCTGTCGCTGTGATGGATATTGCAAATCAAAATCAGTATAAAGTAATTTTGGCTGTTCGTCCAAAATAA
- a CDS encoding MotA/TolQ/ExbB proton channel family protein, which translates to MLVLQTSGEVASVASETALVEEKTLSVMDMILNGGAASTVIIAVLFIMLAVALFIYFERLFAIKSASKVDKNFMMKIRDGISAGKLDAARMFCVQSNTPVARLIEKGISRIGKPLEDINKAIENAGTLEVYKLEKNTAILATIAGAGPMIGFLGTVVGMIMSFHEMATAGGQAEMGALANGIYTAMATTVAGLIVGIIAYIGYNHLVVRTDKIVHQMEANAVEFLDLLNEPA; encoded by the coding sequence ATGTTGGTATTACAAACATCTGGTGAAGTAGCAAGTGTTGCAAGTGAAACAGCTCTTGTTGAAGAAAAAACGCTTTCAGTTATGGATATGATCCTCAATGGAGGAGCTGCGAGTACTGTTATCATAGCTGTATTATTCATTATGTTGGCTGTGGCTTTGTTTATCTATTTTGAAAGGCTATTTGCCATAAAATCAGCTTCTAAAGTTGACAAAAACTTTATGATGAAAATTCGTGATGGCATTTCGGCTGGTAAGTTGGACGCTGCGAGAATGTTCTGTGTTCAATCAAATACTCCTGTTGCTCGATTAATTGAAAAAGGAATTTCCAGAATTGGTAAGCCTTTGGAAGACATCAACAAAGCAATCGAAAACGCAGGAACGTTAGAAGTGTACAAGTTAGAAAAAAACACAGCAATTTTGGCTACTATCGCTGGGGCTGGACCTATGATAGGATTTTTAGGCACGGTTGTTGGTATGATTATGTCATTCCACGAAATGGCTACCGCTGGAGGGCAAGCTGAAATGGGAGCTTTGGCAAATGGTATTTATACCGCAATGGCAACAACCGTAGCTGGGCTAATCGTTGGGATTATTGCTTATATCGGTTACAACCACTTGGTAGTTCGTACCGATAAAATCGTTCATCAAATGGAGGCTAATGCCGTTGAATTTTTGGATCTATTGAACGAACCTGCATAA